The following proteins come from a genomic window of Anabrus simplex isolate iqAnaSimp1 chromosome 7, ASM4041472v1, whole genome shotgun sequence:
- the LOC136876890 gene encoding zinc finger protein SNAI2, giving the protein MPRSFLIKKNNYSNCPLKKRPVQLCKEEFDVEEKDVADNSEPENLSTKPEDLSLSSSQNHYPHKTITPPPGVALISSMKRTPLADSPVSVLNSHNHHSGLASPTHHSHFLVKSSGGPLEPLNLNTPAEHHPHYPSPPPAWHRPLAPQYSSPYIAFNYPYAPPTELYHPYPSSVYPLSPARSPLEQQLSPYAPRDNSSSPPHHHTYPALPHRQPVPETPKLFMPYHQAVDHCGLSPTSSVGSSTSHTAFQSLSPPPATPEDLSSPGSVSSGSSSAGSTGVGKKRKDTAAPRYQCPDCAKSYSTYSGLSKHQQFHCAATAGAQAKKSFSCKHCDKVYVSLGALKMHIRTHTLPCKCRLCGKAFSRPWLLQGHIRTHTGEKPFSCQYCNRAFADRSNLRAHLQTHSDVKKYSCTSCSKTFSRMSLLSKHMDGGCPGVATHLTHHTIQREIIGHEEVKSMY; this is encoded by the coding sequence ATGTTGCTGACAACTCTGAGCCTGAGAACCTGAGTACGAAGCCCGAGGATCTCAGCCTGTCTTCAAGTCAAAATCACTACCCGCACAAGACCATCACACCGCCTCCAGGGGTGGCGCTTATCTCCTCCATGAAGCGGACCCCGTTGGCTGACAGTCCAGTGTCGGTGCTCAACAGCCACAACCATCACAGCGGATTAGCGTCCCCAACGCACCACTCTCACTTTCTTGTGAAGTCTTCAGGTGGTCCTCTTGAACCCCTTAACCTGAACACCCCAGCAGAACATCACCCCCATTACCCATCCCCTCCTCCTGCTTGGCATCGCCCCCTTGCTCCTCAATACTCCTCACCATACATTGCCTTTAATTATCCGTATGCACCTCCTACTGAACTGTATCATCCTTATCCTTCGTCTGTGTACCCGTTGTCTCCGGCTCGAAGCCCGCTCGAACAACAGCTGTCTCCTTATGCTCCTCGCGACAACAGCAGTTCCCCTCCTCACCACCACACCTACCCAGCATTGCCTCATCGCCAGCCTGTGCCAGAAACTCCCAAACTATTCATGCCCTATCATCAAGCAGTAGACCACTGTGGTCTTTCTCCGacttcttctgtgggttcttcaaCATCACACACCGCCTTCCAGTCGCTGTCACCGCCGCCGGCCACTCCTGAAGACCTCTCTTCCCCGGGCAGCGTCAGCAGTGGCAGCAGCAGTGCCGGCAGCACGGGTGTCGGTAAGAAGCGCAAAGACACGGCAGCTCCTAGGTATCAGTGTCCCGACTGCGCCAAGTCCTACTCCACCTACTCAGGACTGTCTAAACATCAGCAGTTCCACTGTGCTGCCACGGCCGGAGCGCAAGCTAAAAAATCCTTCAGCTGCAAACACTGTGACAAAGTTTACGTGTCTCTGGGAGCCCTCAAGATGCACATCCGTACGCATACTCTTCCTTGTAAGTGCAGGTTATGTGGCAAGGCATTTTCGAGACCATGGCTTCTTCAAGGTCACATTCGAACCCACACGGGGGAGAAACCATTTTCCTGCCAGTATTGTAACCGTGCTTTTGCTGACCGCTCCAACCTCCGAGCCCACCTCCAGACCCACTCAGACGTCAAGAAGTATTCCTGTACCTCGTGTAGCAAGACTTTCTCTCGCATGTCCTTATTGTCCAAACATATGGACGGAGGATGCCCAGGCGTCGCCACTCACCTTACTCATCATACCATCCAGAGGGAGATTATTGGTCACGAGGAGGTGAAATCAATGTACTAA